From Juglans regia cultivar Chandler chromosome 8, Walnut 2.0, whole genome shotgun sequence, the proteins below share one genomic window:
- the LOC108987737 gene encoding UPF0481 protein At3g47200-like, with product MEKSTSYDQEILQKLVTASSVTNGNHNHAEIHQLNQKAANSSSSGNGNQHRELVISIKEMAESSLNTPLSSDQCCIYRIPTLLRKLNEEAYTPQVISIGPFHHGTKRLEPMEKLKLKYFQRFLQRIDFNVLETLVNTIKLNEESVRNCYAETINFSSDDFVKLILVDGIFIIELFYGIWSQGSNSVVHENHILLNAISWLLIMLDLQLLENQLPFFALEILFRLADVPVHPSFTSLAIKVFEAREDQEFPGNLEEQPIRHFVDLNKAFFLPSSRKLLSPHESNDPAILADHLYTVSQLYEAEMKFKVRSCKCLLDLTRHFANFARAFFLPSSRKLLVLPDESNDLPSADYLYSASQLYEAGVKFKVSSSKCLLDLKFTNGTLEIPCINLHDWTETTYRNILAFEQCHYPHESHFTDYIVLLSFLINTPKDADLLIRKGIIINWLGNSNSVACFINNLEKNILYCSWKCAYRGLFRDLNAFYRNTKHTWKATLKRDYFGTPWKIASTAAAVTLLLLTLGQFICSIIQLVKM from the coding sequence ATGGAAAAATCAACAAGTTATGATCAAGAAATTCTACAAAAATTGGTAACTGCTTCATCAGTCACAAATGGAAATCATAATCATGCCGAAATTCATCAATTGAATCAAAAAGCTGCAAACAGTTCGAGTAGTGGAAATGGAAATCAACATAGAGAGTTGGTAATTAGCATCAAAGAAATGGCTGAAAGCAGCTTGAACACTCCCTTATCATCAGACCAGTGTTGTATCTACAGGATTCCAACTTTGCTTCGCAAATTGAATGAGGAAGCCTACACTCCTCAGGTTATATCGATAGGGCCTTTCCACCATGGCACCAAAAGATTAGAACCCATGGAAAAATTAAAACTGAAATATTTTCAGAGATTCCTGCAGCGGATTGACTTCAACGTACTGGAGACTTTAGTAAACACCATAAAGCTGAATGAAGAAAGTGTGCGTAACTGTTATGCAGAAACCATCAATTTCAGCAGTGACGATTTCGTGAAATTAATTTTGGTAGATGGGATCtttattattgaattattctacgGAATATGGTCCCAAGGATCAAATAGTGTTGTTCATGAGAACCATATACTGTTAAATGCAATATCGTGGCTGTTAATTATGTTGGACTTGCAGTTACTTGAAAATCAACTTCCTTTCTTTGCTCTTGAGATATTATTCAGGCTTGCAGATGTGCCAGTGCATCCTTCCTTCACTTCGCTTGCAATTAAGGTCTTTGAGGCTAGAGAAGATCAGGAATTTCCTGGAAATCTTGAAGAGCAACCAATTAGACACTTTGTTGATTTGAACAAAGCATTTTTTCTTCCATCATCCAGAAAGCTATTGTCACCACATGAAAGTAATGATCCTGCTATATTAGCTGATCATTTATATACTGTAAGCCAGTTATACGAGGCTGAAATGAAGTTTAAGGTGAGATCATGCAAATGCTTGCTTGACCTAACAAGGCACTTTGCTAATTTCGCCAGAGCATTTTTTCTTCCATCATCCAGAAAGCTGCTAGTGCTACCGGATGAAAGTAATGATCTTCCTAGTGCTGATTATTTATATTCTGCAAGTCAGTTGTACGAGGCTGGAGTGAAGTTTAAGGTGAGCTCAAGCAAATGCTTACTTGACCTGAAATTCACCAACGGAACATTGGAAATTCCATGTATTAACCTGCATGATTGGACGGAGACTACTTATCGAAACATCTTAGCATTTGAGCAATGCCATTATCCACATGAATCACATTTTACAGACTACATTGTGCTATTGAGTTTCCTAATCAACACTCCCAAAGATGCGGATTTACTTATTAGAAAAGGAATCATCATTAATTGGCTTGGCAACAGCAATTCAGTGGCATGTTTTATCAATAATCTggaaaagaatattttatattgtagcTGGAAATGTGCTTATCGTGGTTTGTTTCGAGATTTGAATGCATTCTATAGGAACACTAAGCATACTTGGAAGGCTACCTTGAAACGTGATTATTTCGGCACTCCTTGGAAAATAGCTTCTACTGCAGCTGCTGTTACCTTATTGCTGCTCACCCTCGGACAATTTATATGCTCCATCATCCAACTTGTAAAGATGTGA